TGAGCTCAGTTGCTCTGGCAGACTATTTTTTCATTACTTATCATGTTCACATTCTTAAAAGATAAATCAGTTTGTAAGATTTCAAAAGAGTGCAGTTACACacactaataaaaaaatgtacacaTATCAATTACAAATGTAACAATTACTTCATCACTTCATCTAATCCATTATATTCTTAAACTGTTCAGCAGAGATCCATCCCAAATGGGGTTATCACTGGTGAAGAAGTTCACACAGTGGCTGATGTTGAACCTTTTTGGTTCTAGTTTCCATCAGATGGATCTACTTTAATTATTACTTAGGTAACAATACTACCACTGTGTTGTAAGACGAGACTAAAAGCAAAACTAGTGCATTGCAGatagaattgtaaaaaaaactttgcaaaatCTTTAAAACATGTCGTATGCCTTAAGGAAGACTAAAAGAAATAACTGGAGAAGACACACTGAGGAAACTGATCCCCTTAGTTCAAGGATAGCAGTGGGTATGAAGAAGAATTCATGTTATTCCAACCTTTCGGTAAAGTATTGAAGGGGTAATAGTTGCAATAGGAACCTCTGGAATCAGCTCAACTAACAAAACATCCTTGAAGTGGGGTCTACTTAGTACATTGTATAGGGGCACAGGTCAGCCATATCTCACACCTCCTAATCAGATCCATTACAGAGAGAAATTAGAGATTCAAATCAAACTGAGCTAATCACAGTAATTgaagttttcatttaatttcagaaATTGCTTATTCCATTGTAAGCTCCTGTCAGCACACTGAAGTCAATGTTCACCTTTAAGGATACATGAGGGCAGACAAGAATTTGCATAATATTTAGAGAGTGACTTTATCATAAGGAATCTAAAGGGGTTTTCCATACAGTTGACCCTCtgttcatcaaataaaaaaacttatgttCAGGACACCACCATTCTTACTGTAGAGTGCATGGCACAGCACCGTTCTTATTGCAAGAAGTGCAAAATTAAATTTTGTCTCTAAACTGATACTTGCAGTACAATGCAATGTTCATACCTTATGAATCGTGGAAAATTTTCACCAAAAAGAACTGACCAGATACGACAAATATGATGCAGGTGAGGACAAGTGGTTTCGCCTGACTGAGGTTCTCCATCTTACTATGTATTAAGATATAAAAGCATATAGCTTACAAAATATTAGTTCACTTACATTAACCTGTTATCTCCCTCTAAATCCATCCACAAGTCATTTAACAATCATGAAAAGTCTTTCTGGGTTTTCTAGGAAAAAACACATACTACTTATTCATCTTCTAACGAGAACTTAATACTAGTAAAGTCAAACCAATatacattaaaaactttacacATTGTACTTACATGTGTTTGTGCACTGATGTCCTGCATTCGAGATTATCATGTCGCAGTAAACAATCCCTGGGTTTTCTCCGCAGACTACTCGGTAATGACACATACCACTCTGGATTGCAGGGAGAAAAAAACAAGATACTAcaaaattttcatgaatattcatatatatacatatacttgtgtACATGAGCGAATAccagaggaaaatgacaggcagaaggtcagtaccaaacGCTTTCTCGTGTTTATTCACACGTCGTCTGGGCACAACGTGTGAATAAAcacgcgaaagcgcttggtactaaccttctgcctgtcattttcctgtggtactcgCTTATAGTATACAGAAGTCATgcgtatctactgtgatttttttatgcatatatacataaaggcaaattccatcatttatacattcatcacatcCCATATATTTGTGAATCAGTTTTATGTACAAACATAAATGAACTGATTAACAAAGATACAGAGcatgataaatgtataaataaaggcatttgccataacatatgtatgtaaatatatgcttgtgtatacatatgtatatacagtacatgtaggaatatacataaatatatgcatatctatatatctatatatatatacatagatatataatacctatatatatgcatatatatgatatatatatatatatatatatatatatatatatatattatatatatataaatttttttttttttttttttatatatatatatatatcatatatatatatatatctatatatataatatatatatataaaaccacatatataggtatatacatatgtatttttatatgtatatatatatgtatacatatgtatacatatataagatcccatgctagaggttgcaagacatcgataaaATACGACAACGTCAAAAATTGGCAAagccaaggaacctggagaactgcttctcttgaaAAATCTCtacataaaaagaattgtacctacgttaaattgccaatcatcggctgttcccctgttcatagcataactggcttgtttgtttatatttgtccgccttcttttctgttcttgtgtgtTCTTTTAGCGTGTTTGGCtgtgtcattttgagaggtgcgccttgctcttcatttttagtttgttttttccttttttttctcttattgagtttagtttttgtaaggatcattttaagctttcttgtttttaatgtgtaaatgtatttaagtgtgattcagtatttaagtttaacttagtttccattttaagttttcttatgcttcatgtatgtttcttttaattatgtgctcggatgcttCTCTTttatgtcctgatgatgtgaccatgggtcaagaaacgcgttggcaataaatgcaTCTAATGGATGTGTACATGTTCCTGTGCCCTTCTgcctatagatatatacatatatgtgtatatgttcctgtgCCCTTCCCCTgcctatagatatatacatatatgtgtatatgttcctgtgcccttctcctgcctatagatatatacatatatgtattttcatatatgtatagaaacatatgtatacatgtgtacatacatatagacagtccccgggttacgacgggtttggcttacgaagttacgatgttccgaggttatggcgcttttcaattgtattcatcagaaattatttccagggttacgacgcctacaaacactgatctggcagaagaaatacaccaaaaatgcaaaataatcaatatttgaaggttttttttatgaaaaatgcaataagaatgcagtttacatagtttttaatgcacccaaggcattaaaagtaaggttttcttacgatttttcatgatgttccagcttacgacgcgtcccaagaacggaacccacatcgtaacccggggactgcctgtatatgtatatatatgcacataaaatatatatacaaacaaacaaacaatgccaATGTGTGTAGGAATACTGTACTgaaagaaaaatacagcaaagcTGCACTTACGGTAGTTTTATTACCGACGCAAAGTGCACTGGGGTAACAGTAGCCTTTTGGAGGAGATGAGAGTCGCTTGCAATCGGCACTTTCCTGGATGGTCACTTGACCACAGGCTTGGCCACCAGCTGACTTGGGAATACAGATGTCTAGGGCGTCATCGAACACAGTGCCCGGGGCACACTCGAAGAACTGCTTTTGGTAGTACCCCTCAACCGTCTTGTTCTCACACCTGTCAGAAtcgaataataatagaataaaaagtgGAATTTATGACAGGCCAGGCGCTGGTACCTATGATGAGGTCATAGTTAGGAGACAGTGGTAATCTAAGATGGaaataagagaatatgaatggaggtacagtaaaagtaaagaaaggggttgcagctgaggCCCAAAGGGGCACTGcagagaatcttaagtaatgcctacagtgcaccacatgaggtgcacagaCAGCACTACCCCGTTCAAGAGCTCTCGCCTGTCGGAATTAAATATCAATAGAAGAGCCTACCGTTAGAGTTAACCGGTTGTCTTAAtcgttatcattatcaatatttaGTTTAGGGACACATAGTGACAGTAGTATAATCTGACAAGGCCaacaagaccaaagagagagagagagagagagagagagagagagagagagagagagagagagagagagagagagagagagagagagagaatgttacttcAAAATAGCTATGACATCAGAATTCTTCTAAACATTTCAGTCTTAAAATTACTTAAGTCTTTAACCAATAACACTGAACaaatataatactaaatatatcATAGTTTTATACAGATATTCTAAAATCGATGCTGTTTTCTATATAAACAAATTTCAGATAACAGTCAAGATTGTTCGGTAGCTAAAAGACGCACAAactctaaaagaaataaaagttcaaATTCTGAACTAACTTTCTCTTCacctgtaaatgaaaaataaaaacatctggAATATCTGGAAATACGAAAATACACATCAGTATaatggaaaacaataaaatacCCAGCAAATACCAGCTATCACAGATACTCTGCACATTTATCTTGTACTGCAGTCTGTCAAGCCAACATTGATGACAAAAACCGGAAATCTGGCCAAAGAATTCATCTGAGGCTACGTGGACAGGACACCCATCAATGTCCAAGGAAATTCCGACCCAAGCATATCTCCATTTCCATTTGCATAGACGTCAAAGGGGCAGGAAAACCTGCAGTGACACGAGACCGCTATATGTTGCAAGCGCGACCTTGCTTGGTCTTTGCAATGTTGCGCTCGGTGTCCCAACATAAGAGAGATCCTTATTCACTGGATTTATTCTCCTAGATCACCCGGAGAGGGATCTTGACTTAGGAAAAATACTGACCAATCTTCTGATAAAGGGCACAGCATTCTCGTGGATTTAATTCACTTGTCTTTAATCAAATATACTTACATTTGGGTCTAAGTCTGCCTGTCTTCACTATcctgtccccctccccccaccaaaacTGACAAAAGTCATGGCCGTTTCAAAGACATCAAATCTCGAAGCTTTAAACATGAATGACATCGACAAAAATACTGACTATATCAGACACGAAATGATAAAATACCGCAACATACAAAAACAACGGGATTGTGAAAAATACCCAAGGGCACCCAAGGTCAAACTTGATGTCAATGAACTCGTCTCCTCTACAAGTCACATAAAgtcttatttttttccccatcaataacattatcatcatctcaagaaaaaagaaaaaaaaaatcatgatgccAACGTCCAGATCCCTTATCAGTCTAGCGTCAGCTCCAGCCAGACTTACAGACGATGAGTCGCGGGCTTCCGGCGGCGCAATCATATTTTCAACATAAAGCCGTTGTCAAAAGTGGATGTCTGGACAAAACACCCATAATTGTTATATACTACTAATAACACTATTATTATAACTGCTGAATCGTAGATGAGCTCCACGcgcaaaataaataatgtactcTTTCGCTTAGCCTTCGACGCCTGAGAATACGAACTCAATCCATCCATTCACGCTAAAATTTTTACCGTTAATATGCGTTTCCAGATTACTTTCCTTGTGTCAATTCATTCGCCTCAGCAGCTGCGACCCTTGTCTCTCTCACTCGCGTTCATAGCCTCCATGGCTTACTTCCCTAATGCTGAAACAACAGCAACACACGAATTAAAACGAAAATGGTTTTTGCTACAATTATGGTTAGCGGGAGTCCGCTCTAGCGAGACCGAGCAGTATTTCTGCATTTATTAAAATAGTGTTCCTAGCATCTgcagcaaagaaaaaataataaataaattacattaaggAACCGGCAAATCCCCTTGACCGTAAACGATTGTCCCTTGAAGCGAACAGCGCGGATTCTACCGTCTGAATTCCAAACATCGTCCAGACTTGAATAAAAAAGTCGCCTTGGACGAAGTCGCCGACCCCATGGTCCTCtgctctcccccttcccctataaCTTTCCCCAAAGGTGTCGCCAACGGTCTCCTCGCCGATCCTATGCATCTGGAAAATGACTTCAGGACTTAAAGTGCCCGATAGGCTGTTGGATTGATTTATAAAATTACTTGTTACTTGTTGTTACTTGTTGACAGCTTATCCAGGTCCCGCGCCAATTCCATAGCGCCCACTGGATCCCCATGATCAAATTGACGGCTTATTCATCAGATGTAATCTGGTCACACTGCAAATTCCATACTCGCTGTTTGACAGCATCACATAGAACCAGGTCTGACCTGTGACCGCTTACTGCAGTAGAGGAATTTATATTAAACGCTTCGACACCTTCACTGGTTCGATCTTCCAAACATAGATTAAAATCACTACAGGTAATAACACTCGCTGCAGATGTATCAGTCCCGTCATGCAGTAGGCCTGAGCCGCCTGACTCGTTAAAGAGACATTTACATTTGTTGAGAGAGGTCTATTGACTACTAAAACAAAAGCCATCCTCATACCAGAGTATACTGCAGAAGAAAGGCTAGCCGTAAAATCTTGAGATGAAATGAAAATCGCAAAAAACTGGaacatatatagattaaataaaccTTATGGAAGAGTCCAGATTATCATGCTGAAGGGGTCTGACTGCTAAATGGAGACAACTCATCTTTTATGATTTTGACAAATCATGTGTCCATGAGATGGTGAAAGGAATGACTGTGGAAGTAGAGAATACAGGCTACCCCGTAATTGCATATATGTTCTTGATCTAGTGCCGAATAATCATAAATTATGGCAGGCTTTTGGGATACTCATAAAATTAAAGaaagttgcaataaaaaaacaatcgGATGCAAGTCGAGATGGTTTCTAAAAGTATCAAATACTGTTAAAATGGATCATCTGAAGACGACCACGAAGCGAATATATACACTTTGCTCACTTTCGTCAAATTCTGTCGTGGGAAGTAGTAGCAGATAGCGGtgggggttaaaaaaaaaaaaaaaaaaaaaagttttaacaaGGCAGGGAGAGATATGAGATATACAAAATCCTTTAAATTGTACACCACAACCAAATTATAGATAGGGCTAACCTCTACGCACACCaaagggcccactgacttgaaattcaagcttcaacctcccaccgctaaagagcACCCAACACTGCAAGCAGTAACGAATACAAGCGGTAATACTTGGTCAAAAGATTTATCAGTGCTTCCTGTTTATCATTAGCATTAGGTTTAGACGTGGGTATTGCAGCTGACCTTACTTGTAGAACCAAGAACAGTTACTGGGATGTCTGAAGCTCCCATTAGCGACGCAACGGGTGTTCGCCGTAAGAATGTAGGGCGGGTATCGTTGATCTGGAAAGGGAGGAGAATGCATTCCTTAGCAGATTGTCTTTAGCCAAATTATgacaaatatttattaaaaatcgaTCGAAATCAGCTGGCACCTTCGCTTACAAAACACTTACATCAACTaatgagttatctggcgtcacaactgcaAGTCACTATAATGCGTATCTAGATGTACTCAGGATCTTTCTATGATTtcgatttttatataaaaaaaatcctactgcTGAATCAAGGAGGAGGCCCGTGAGCCACTAACTTCCAAATTTCACAATTGGTTCTATTACCAGCCTACGACAGGCTACAGCTTTTTTGTATATTAACCATCAATGCTATTAGTCATCAATTTTACATATTCGGGTATCAAAATTTCTCTTAAAAGTAAACCAGGTTGCAATAAATTAGTTCATTCAAACAACTTGGCTCCGATTCAACTCGTTTATTTTTGGCCTAATCTTCCTTGCTAATCAGCtctctcccaccccctcccccaaatccGTCCTTACCAGATCATCTGCTGTAACATTTCCAACAACCGCCGCCTCGACCCTTCCcccgcaaaaataaaataaataaaaataaaacatgaataaaattagtaaataaagtaaatatatcagAGAAAGAAGTTCGCCTGTGGCATTCTTCTGGGCATAGTCCCGCCCTTCTCTTTCATCCATATTCCTCTCCGTTTTCTTCGGCCCTGGGCAAGAAAAGGGTAGGTACTTGGCTGCAGGTCCTACTGGGCTTTATACGTTTGAAGATGTTATCTACCGAtgctaattagagagagagagagagagagagagagagagagagagagagagagagagagagaaaactatgaCCCATCCAATTTCTGAAGACAGGGGAGCATTTTCGTCGACCCTCAATGATATACTACACAATACCGTGACACGATGACAATCATGTTCCCAAATTATTTGCCCTTGAATTACGCCATGATTGACTCTCCTAACTGCTTGCTTTCAGTTGCATTATGACCTGCTGTCTTTTGCATCTCAGGCAAcgttgaatgaatatttaaatctagAAATTAATATTCAGACCACTTTGGCACGTGCTAGTCTCCTCACGAGTCATTTAATgatcataataaataaacaaataaagtatatactcggcatattaataataacaaaattaaacgaAAGGGTAGTAACAGCTTACCTTTGAGAAGATTTGTATAGGCTAGCGAGACTGCCAGCAGTGCAAACAGTGCTCGAGTTGACAAGTGCATCATCTGCAAGACAATGTAGATACATGTATAGATTCATGTTATTTACGTGAACACTATTATTTTATACAAGTACATTATATAGAGTTTACATTCTGCGCTGTCATATGTACCGGCTACTTGAACGTGAAAGAACAGGCGAGATTTCTGTTACGAGGCGAATGGTTACCCTCAAGTAGCAATTGAAGTATGCCCAAAGTAAcctatattcttttttctttttctgtggcAACTTTCCCTCAATTCATACCGTCCCCTTCAAATTTGGCCTAAGGCCCAAGCTGAGAAACAGTGGCCTAGTACACAGAGGTAGCGAGAGGTTTACCAATACTTCTgcttaaaattacattttaattttggctgacacaataaataaagaattcgGTCTCCACATCAGTGACCTCAAGAGCAAAATATACTTGTAGTTCCAAGTTGATGAAACTACGAACTGGCgatagaggaaaaaattaaaatatcctgATTCTATAATAGACAATCCATTAATTGCGGTAAAAAATACTACTATGATGAGAACATGAAATACGCAACAGAAATCCCTGCTTGTACTCACAACTATAATAAAGAATGCGTATGCAAAATCCTGTGCAATAACGTGACAATCTTTGTACGGGTCAAACGGGATTACCACTGGAAGACAGAATAAAACTGCATAAAAACGTACAATATACGCATAAGAGAACAGTGAAATTTTCCATTTTACTACATGGCAGCCTTGGAGTGGACCAATTAGAACCATCAGCATCAACAGAATTATGTGAAATGTCTAAATTTTAATTAGGAAGTTTACTTGGTCTCACATGcatagaatatgtatgtatgtatgtatgtatgtatatatatatatatatatataattatatatatatataatatat
The Macrobrachium nipponense isolate FS-2020 chromosome 45, ASM1510439v2, whole genome shotgun sequence genome window above contains:
- the LOC135214380 gene encoding uncharacterized protein LOC135214380 isoform X1; translation: MWNIRLYTLYLVPDCVKQMMHLSTRALFALLAVSLAYTNLLKDQRYPPYILTANTRCVANGSFRHPSNCSWFYKCENKTVEGYYQKQFFECAPGTVFDDALDICIPKSAGGQACGQVTIQESADCKRLSSPPKGYCYPSALCVGNKTTSGMCHYRVVCGENPGIVYCDMIISNAGHQCTNTSNDVCEHFKKQPIRF
- the LOC135214380 gene encoding uncharacterized protein LOC135214380 isoform X2, whose amino-acid sequence is MMHLSTRALFALLAVSLAYTNLLKDQRYPPYILTANTRCVANGSFRHPSNCSWFYKCENKTVEGYYQKQFFECAPGTVFDDALDICIPKSAGGQACGQVTIQESADCKRLSSPPKGYCYPSALCVGNKTTSGMCHYRVVCGENPGIVYCDMIISNAGHQCTNTSNDVCEHFKKQPIRF